Genomic window (Prevotella melaninogenica ATCC 25845):
AGTATCTATTATGGCTACCACATAAACAACACTACTCAACATAATCACCAACCCTTGACGTATTGTTTGTTGACAAAGACTCAGTAAAAAACAAATAATATATAGATCCGCAATCAATTCTATATAACCAAAAACATTACGATGACTCACATTCGTAAAGGCACCAACCAACAGCATAAACATAAAGAAAAGAGAATTCTCTTCTATTGGCTTTACCATCTTAGTTACAAAGGTACTTTTCATTTTCGTATTATTGATTTGCTTCATACTGTTTCATCCAATCATGATCTTAACATGCTATAATAATCAGGATTAGTTACAAAGGTACAAAATAGCATCCGTATTTTCAAATAATTGTTATTTACATAAGCGTTATAAATATATACATTATACCATAATTCTATATTGATCGTCTATTTATGTAACTTAACATAGCTCGCTATACCTTTAACCCAAAGATAGATAAGCTGCTCAATTATAAAACAAAAGCAGTTTAGGCTTTAACAGGCAGTTTAGCTTAAAAGGATAATTATAACTACTAAGCCTAATCATAAGAACGGTGAGCACATACCAACATGTAGCTCACCGCTCAAAATAGTTGTTTATTCTTCAATTGATTGGTTTCAACATAATAAGAAGAAACATCAAAAGAAAATAACGATAGAAGTTGGCAAATGGCTTAAGAATTATTTTCTTTTCTGTTTGCCAAGAAGTTCTTATATATTTTCTTTACCTGAGGTGCAAGGAAAATAATACCAATAAGGTTAGGAATTACCATCAGACCATTGAAGGTATCTGCCAATTCCCATACCATATCTGCTGCAAAAAGACAGCCAAGAAAGACAAAGAGAACAACAAGTGCACGATAAGAAAGAATACCCTTCTTACCAAACATAAACTTGATATTCATCTCAGCAAACATATACCACCCAATAATTGTTGTGAAAGCAAAGAAGATTAGACTGATGGCAAGAAAGATAATTCCACCATTTCCAAAAGCTATCTCGAAACCTTCTTGCGTAATAGCAACCGATTTTAAGCTTAGATTTTGGAAAGAACCTGTCAGCATAATGACAAAAGCTGTTGATGTACAGATAAGAACGGTATCAACAAAAACACCTGCCATAGCTACAAATCCCTGCTCAGAAGGGTCTTTAACATCAGCCAAAGCGTGAGCATGAGGTGTTGAACCCATACCAGCCTCATTCGAAAACAGACCACGAGCAACACCATAGCGAATGGCATATTTCATCACCGTACCAGCGGCTCCACCTGCTGCTGACTTCATAGAGAAAGCATCTTGGAAGATTGTACGGATAACATGAGGCAACTGATCAGCAAACATATAAATGATAACAAGCGAACCCAAGATATATACAACCGCCATGAAAGGGACTAAAAGTTCGGCTATAGCGGTGATTCGGCGTTGTCCTCCAATAATTACTACACCCACAACTGCTGCTAAAACAATACCTATAATATAAGAAGGTATATGGAAAGCATTATTCAAAGCTATTGAGATAGAGTTTGCTTGTACCATATTTCCAACGAATCCCAACGCAAGAACAATAGCAACAGAAAAACAAACAGCAAGCCACTTACTACCAAGTCCATAATAAAGATAATAGGCTGAGCCTCCGACCGTCTCGCCATGATACTCTTTCTTATACTTCTGGGCAAGTACTGCCTCAGAGAAAATGGTGCTCATTCCTAACAATGCAGATACCCACATCCAGAAAATAGCTCCCATACCACCACTTGCAATAGCTGTTGCCACACCACCAATATTACCAGTACCAACTTGAGCGGCTACAGCTGTGGCTAATGCTTGGAATGAATTAACTTTTGTTTCACCAGGCTTTCGCTTCTTGAATATTGGACCAAAAGCATACTTAAACGCCAAATTTAGATGGCGAATCTGTGGGAAACCAAGGTAGACAGTATAGAAAATGCCTACTCCTAACAATGCGTACATGAGAAAACTATTCCACAAAAACTCATTGAACGCTTTTACATAGTCTAATACATTCATCGGCTACATAGTTTAGATATTAGTAATAGATTAGTGGATAATACCACATTAGATTGTTTAGTAACAGATTAAATAATCAATCTTACGCCGCAAATATAGTATTTTATCTTTTACAAAGCAACGATAAAAGCAACTTTTTGAGTTAATCACAAAATTACTTTTGTATTAACATTTTCATCATGCAGAGTTCAATCTGCTGCTATTTTATGATCCAATTAACGGTGTAATTATCATTCATAAACTCATTTATATCTCTCATCTGCCTACATTGAAAATCTCATCATGAAATACTTCAACTATACATACCGCATTGAAAAGACTTTACATAAATCTAAATGAACCTATTAAAATAAAGACAAAAAACACACATAAATATCATCTTTCTAACCAACAGGGAATCAACCACTTAAGTTAAGTCATTTCAAAAGATGCTTAATAGGCTTCTTAAAGGGCGTTAGTAAGGCCTCAAAAGGGCGTCTTTTGAAAGCCTATTGGACGTTAATTGAATGCTAAAAGAGCATATATTAATAACGAGATAACTCAAAATATTTTACAAATATAAAATAAACAGAAAATAAACTACTCTAACTAAGATTGTATCGGATGATATGTTAGTTTAACCCAAATCAGTCATTGGAGCCTAAACATATTTTGTGTTTCTTATCGAGCAGATTGCCTGTCGTTATAACGCAGGCGTAGCGGGCTACGTCAAGTTACAAAGACACACAAGATACCGATAAGAAAATAAAAGATGTTTAGAAACAACACTATAGTAATAAGAATTATACATAACCGATTTGGGGTTAACTCTTATCCTGCTGAAAATCATCATGTCTAACACTAAAAGATTTCATCAAATAGCCATGTATTAATAAAAAGGCACAAGAAAAGTTATAAATAATTTGGAATTATCAGAAATTCTTGTTACCTTTGCACTCGCTTTATAAAAGCATAGGGAGATTCGCTAGCTCAGCTGGTAGAGCACAACACTTTTAATGTTGGGGTCATGGGTTCGAGCCCCATGCGAATCACTTGAAACAACAAGAGGAATATCCGCAAGGATATTCCTCTTTTGTCTTAGTATCTGTGTGCTATAATCCCCCCAATGATAGACATCAGGGCTCAGTAGAAAAAAGGTGGGGAAATTTTCTTAATTAATATATTTTTCTTTCCTTTGTATTATGGAAGATACTTATCTATATCATTTAGCATCGTTGGTTCTCCCTAAGGATGTATTGAAATACTTCTCTGTAGTTAAAATAGAACCTAGTCCTTCATTATTGCGTATCCATCTTGACGAGAAGATGGAGAAAGAACTTTCCGATGATCTTCATTTTGAATCAAAAGGCTTTATGGAAGCTGTCGAGGTGACGGACTTTCCGATTCGTGACCATAAGGTTATTTTGGTTCTTCGTCGACGTCGCTGGATAGATATTCGTACAGGTAAGAGTTTCTCTCTTCCCTTGCAGATAGATATTACAGCCTCCGGCACTCGTTATTCCAAAGAGTTCGGAGCTTTTTTAAAAGAAACGTATGGAGACATCCCCAGTGACCTGCCGTACGCTTGAGGAATTCTATCATATCAATGGACGTAGTTTTGAGAAACAATACAAGGAAACACTAAGTGGTTACAGGTCCTGGGATCAGTTGTCTCATGCTCAGAAGTGGCTTCTCTTTGAGGATAATATTGGTAAGAATATAGCAATAGACGAGACATCCTTGTCCAATGGTGAACTCTATACGATTATCACTAATAGGGACAAACACGGCAAGCAAGGATGTCTTGTAGCCATTGTTGCTGGAACCAAATCCTTGGATGTCTGCAAGGTATTGGATAAGATAGATGAAAAGAAACGGGAAGCCGTAGAAGAGGTCACCTTGGACTTATCCGATAGTATGCGTAAGATTGTAAGGCATTGTTTTCCAAAAGCTAAACGAGTGATTGATCGCTTTCATATACAGAAACTTGCAAGTGATGCCGTGCAACAGATGAGAATAGAGTATCGCTGGGCAGCTTTACAGCAAGCAAATGACGAGAAAGAGAATGCAAAGTTAGAAAAGATAGCGTATCAACCACTGACTTTTGAAAATGGAGATACACGTAGTGAACTGCTGGTAAGAAGTAGGTACCTGTTGTTCAAATCATCAGAGAAATGGACTGATGAACAGAAGCTAAGAGCCAAAATACTGTTCAGAGAATATCCTGACATTAAGAAGGCTTACGGTTTATCACATTCGCTAAGAATGATTTTTGCTAAGAATACTATCAAAGATGCAGCCAGACTATCATTGGCAAAATGGTATAATAACGTCGCAGAAGCTGGCTTTCATTCCTTTAATGTCATTGCTGCAACTTTCTACGAGCATTACGAAGACATACTTAACTTTTATATTAACAGATCTACAAACGCTGCTGCGGAATCCTTCAATGCAAAAATAAAACTATTTAGGGCTAACTTAAGAGGAGTTGTAGATAAAAGTTTCTTTCTTTTTAGGCTTGCCAAAATATATGCCTATCCCCACTAAATATCTACTGTCCCGACATCAGCAGTAATAATCGAAGCTACCTTACAATATTTAGTTGGGGTGTATGCCGCTTGTCATTAGAAAACTACAATAAAAAAGTAGGCTTCAAACTTTGATTTATAAAATTAGTTTTTTATATTTGCAGAAACTAATAATTTAAAATACAAACAAATAGAACAATAACCTTTTAGACTGGCAGGACGTAAACTCTCTGTCACCTATAAAACCTCGAAGACTAACCTCTTTATACCTATGGGCAGCATCGTTCCGCCTCAATCTACTAATGTGGCTTTAACGTTGAAAACCGATTACTGTGGAAATATGATTTATGAGAATGGACAATTAAGCAAGATTCTTACCGACATGGGATACATCACACTTGCAAATTCCACTCCAACATACCATTACTACTTGTAGGACCACCTTGGAAACAACCGTGTAGTGATAGATGAGCATGGAAAAGTGGAGCAAGTGAATCATTACTATGCCTTTGGTGGACTGATGAGTGAGAGTACAGGCGGAGGCGCACAGCCTTACAAGTACAACGGCAAGGAACTTGACTGTATGCACGGATTGGATTGGTATGATTATGGTGCACGCCACTATGATGCTGTGCTGGGAAGATGGATGTGTGTGTGGATCCGTTGGCAGAAAATCAACTTGGGAGCAAATAACATTTTATGTAGAAACTATAAAGCAATCAACAACCATAAAGGGACTTGAAAATTAGGGTTTAAGCTTTAGTGAAGCTATGGGAGCAGAAGGTGTTCATGAATCTGTGCATGCAGCTGACCCTGTAGAGGTTAATCGAGATATACGTTCCAGTCAGCCAGGTCAGAAAAAGCTTTCAGAATTTATTTATGAAAGGAAGGCAAGGCTAATGGAAGCTAAGTTTAGAGAAGAACTAAAGAAAAATAAAGACAATCAAAATGAGAAAAGAAAATTATAAGATAAAGCACAAATACCTATTGGGGATATTTATCATTAGTATGTTAATATTCTCAGGACCTTTATACTCTCAGAATAATATTATTCCGAGTAATTTAAGAAAGAGTTTATATAAGCTGTATCATTATAATACAACTTGGAAATCAACTATCTCAAAATTAAGTTGTGTTGAAGGAAAAAAACATGATGGTGTGTACACTTTTCGATTAAATTATCAACCCCATTACCCAACGAGAGTTTTCTTTATAAGTAATAATACACCTTATACAATAGAAAGCTTAGGCTTCGAGAATACAACAGGTGTATTACTTGAAGCTTGTCATTTTCTATCTTCAAAACATCAAACTAACAGTTATATAAAGTCCATTTTATCTGGTGTCTACAAGTATTTATTTGCAGAATACGGATTAACTTATGGTAGTGATTTCTTCGATAAGAAACCTGACTTCTCTAATGAAAGAGATAAGATGAGGTTTATTATTCATAGGGTTAACAATGTTGATAAACTTAGAAAACAAGCATTATATCTGAGAACTGACAGAAAAATCATTCCAGATAGTATTACGAATTATATTAAAGGTAATAATTTAAATGATGAAGAAGCCTTATTATTTTTGCGTTATATTATTTTGAATAATTGATTGTTACCAAAGTAATATTAGGAGAAATTCCCTAAGCTAACGAAGCTCCAATAAGCAGTGTTAATCAAAACTACCTTACAATATTTAACTGGGGTGTATATAGCTTGTTATTAGGAAATCGCAATAAATAGTAAGCTTCAAACTTTGATTTCTAAAATTAGTTTTTTATATTTGCAGAAACTAATAATTTAAAATACAAACAAATAGAATAATTACTCTTTGGACAGATAGGGCGTAAACTCTCTGTCACCTATAGAACCTCGAAGATTAACCTCTTTGTACCTATGGGCAGCATCGTTCCGCCTCTATCTACTAATGTCGCTTTAACATTGAAAACCGATTACTGTGGAAATATGATTTATGAGAATGGACAATTAAGCAGGATTCTTACCAACGTAAGATACTGGAAAGTCGAAAGTTTTTTGTTTTACTGATTATAAATAAGATTTTTTGTTATGTGCGAGTATCTAAACAAAAATGATTTAAACTCATTTGATTGTTATATAGGTCTTGGGATATCAAAGGGCTTATCTGTAGGAAACTTGGGACTTTTATATGGGACAAGTGCTGTACAGGGTGAAAATGGATATAATAAAACTGATTTTTCAAGGTCGTATGGAGTGAGTCTAAATGCCAATCCAGCAAGGTTTGATATGTCAAAAGGAGGAGGACGCACATGGATACCATTTTTTTAAGAAGACGTATTTTATGGCCAATGTTCTGTGTTATTCTCTTTTTTATTTTTATTAAACAAGATGATCTGAGTAATAACTCTTATAATCAATACGTTAAAGGGCAATCATATTGTGTGAAAGTCTTGAGCATAAAGAAAGAAGCACGCGAATATTATGTTTATGGTATCGATAGAAAGGGACAGATTCTTAAATTAGATATTTCTTCAAAGTGGGATCTACATACAGTTCAGGTAGGAGATAGTTTAATAAAAAAAAGAAATAGTTTTGACATAAAACTCGTATCGAAGCATAAATCAAGAATCCTAATCCCTGAACTTCCTCTATAATTATTGGCTTACGAGCAATAAGGAAGGGAATGAAAGCGTTATTGTTGACAGGATAGGTTACAATAAGAATGGTCAAACAATCTACATAAATCTTGACAATGATACGGAAACTATCCATACCTACGACAAGCAGCGTAAGCGTCTGTTATCAATGAACCTTACGTTAGACGGTCTATGCGAATCCTATTAGAATCTTAGATTTCATGGGATTGATTCCAATGAGGAAAGAAGCTAAACGTTATAGGGTGGAACACAATATAAATGATCGAGTACTTAACTGGTAATAAGATAGAATCAGATGATTATAAATTATATATTTTTTAGGATACATATGGCTTATAAAGCAAAACATGATTCTGCTATGTTAAATAGTATTTTGTATTTATCATGCGTACTTATGTTTGTTCTTCTTCCGATAGCAGGTGTCGTACTCGAGATAGCACGGAAAGGTGGTAGAATTAATACCGCGTTTTTTATTTTATATTTCATTTCAATCTTAGGTTTTGTTACAATGAAATATGGAAATAAGAAGATGGTAGAGCGTTTGTATAAGAAATATTCCCAGCATAAATTTAATAGGATAATCCCAACTTATTGCTTCTTCTTCATACTACCGATATGCATTATATTGGGAATGTCTATCTATATCATAATATTAAAAAACTTTGTTGACATTGACAAAATAAGAGATATTATATACAACATTCTAACAAGCTCATATTAAAATTGACGTATAATTGCCTTAAATATCCTTACTGCCAAACATCTATACACGCTACGGATCGACATATCTTTACAATTCAAAATACAAAAGAGAACTACACACCTTTTCTATTGTGCTTTCACTCCTATCACCTCTTTTCTCCAACTAAGCATCTAACAATAAACAATTTACGCAGAATGTTAAAAATGACAGCAATTAAAATTAGATTAGGTTTTTCATAGTAATTCCATATGTAACATTTGGAAAATAACACATAACGTACCAGCCTATTTTCTTATTGCTTAAAAGTATATTTACGAAATAAAGTTGTATATTTGCCCTTGAAAAATAATATCTTTAAGCATAAATAAGTAATGGGGTTTACACTATTTGGAAATCAGACAAGCGTATCTTCTAAATATAAGAACTCTCTGCCGACTTTTACGAAAATAGGAGTTGTCATTGTAAGTGTGGAAGATATTAGGACTTATGTCCATGGTGCTACTTACGAAAGCTGGACCGTATACGAATAATGAGTAAAAACAAAATAAGATGTTTAGTCTTTTTAATAAAAATAAAATAGAGGAGCAGGATTTCTACTTTCTTAAAAATGTAATTTGTATCTTGCCAACTAAATGGGACTTTTTAATAAAGCAAATAAATAGCAGATTCATTATAGGAAAATGTAAAAATACACTTTATGGGAAGGGATTCTACAACTTGGTTCTCAATAGAGAATACTATGACTATAGTAATTATAAATATCCAGAATTAGTAACATTATCAGGTATTTATATTTGGAACAAGAAAAAACGAGAATATGTAGAAGTACAACTATATATTTCGTTTGGTACAATAATTGGCTATTATTTTAATTCTAAATATAACCATTTAGATTGGCATAAAGTTTCTCTTAATACACTGAAAGAAAATAATTATGCAAATCATTCAAACGGAAAGAAAGACATCATACAAATGCTTTCGCAAAAACTTTCGCCAGAAGAACTAAAGAAAATAGATATAGGTGATATTAATGAACTTCAGTTCGAAGGAAATACATATTATACGATTAAGAATTTAAATGATGGAGATTATATGGCTATTAATAATACAGGCGAAGTCTTCATTATAACTCATGCTCCTTTTGAAGTAAAGAAACTATACTCTTCTATTAGGGCTTTTTTGCATCAAACGCTATAACTTTTATTCTGTGCAGGAAATATCATGTCACTTTTATCTATCTTTAAAAAATAGAACTGTCTAAAAGGAATATATATTATTGAGACAATTAAAAAAATAAAAGGAAGACGCTATAAATGTCTTCCTTTTATTTTATAATATCTTGATAAAAAGCTTATTACATCATACCACCCATACCTGGAGCAGCTGGCATAGCTGGAGTATCCTCAACCTTGTCTACAATAAGACACTCAGTTGTCAGGAACATACCTGCAATTGAAGCTGCATTCTCAAGTGCAACACGAGAAACCTTAGCTGGGTCGATAACACCTGCAGCACGAAGGTCCTCATAAACATCCTTGCGAGCATTGTAACCATAGTCACCCTTACCCTCACGAACTTTATTTACTACAACAGCACCTTCACCACCTGCATTAGCGATAATCTGACGGAGAGGCTCCTCAATAGCACGACAAACAATATTGATACCTGTCTGCTCGTCAGCATTCTCACCCTTAAGGTCCTTCAATGCTTCTTGAGCACGGATGTAAGTGGTACCACCACCAACAACTACACCCTCTTCCATTGCAGCACGAGTAGCGCAAAGAGCATCGTCAACACGGTCCTTCTTCTCCTTCATCTCTACCTCAGAGTTAGCACCAACATAGAGAACAGCTACACCACCAGAGAGCTTAGCCAAGCGCTCCTGCAACTTCTCCTTATCGTATGAGCTTGTTGAAGCTGCAATCTCGTTCTTAATTTGAGCCACACGGTCCTTGATTGCTTCCTTCTCACCAGCACCATCAACGATTGTTGTATTGTCCTTAGAAATGGTAACCTTCTTAGCTGTACCCAACATCTCAAGAGTTGCCTTATCAAGTGAAAGACCCTTCTCCTCGCTGATTACCACACCACCTGTCAACACAGCGATATCCTCAAGCATTGCTTTGCGACGGTCGCCAAAGCCTGGAGCCTTAACAGCACAAATCTTCAAACCTGCACGAAGACGGTTTACAACCAATGTTGTCAATGCCTCTGAGTCAACATCCTCTGCAATGACCAATAATGGACGACCACTCTCAGCAGCTGGCTGTAGGATTGGAAGGAAGTCCTTAACGTTTGAAATCTTCTTATCGTAGATGAGGATATATGGGTTCTCCATATCACACTCCATCTTATCTGTATCTGTTACGAAGTAACCAGAGAGGTAACCACGATCAAACTGCATACCCTCAACAACACCGATACTTGTCTCACGAGTCTTGCTCTCTTCAATAGTGATAACACCATCCTTAGATACCTTACGCATAGCATCTGCAAGCAACTTACCTATTTCAGGATCGTTGTTAGCACTTACAGTAGCTACCTGCTCTATCTTGTCATAGTTGTCACCAACTACCTCTGCAGAAGCCTTAATATGATCAACAACCTTAGCTACAGCCTTGTCGATACCACGCTTAAGGTCCATTGGGTTTGCACCTGCTGTAACATTCTTCAATCCTTCAGTAACAATTGCCTGTGTGAGGATAGTAGCAGTTGTTGTA
Coding sequences:
- a CDS encoding alanine/glycine:cation symporter family protein: MNVLDYVKAFNEFLWNSFLMYALLGVGIFYTVYLGFPQIRHLNLAFKYAFGPIFKKRKPGETKVNSFQALATAVAAQVGTGNIGGVATAIASGGMGAIFWMWVSALLGMSTIFSEAVLAQKYKKEYHGETVGGSAYYLYYGLGSKWLAVCFSVAIVLALGFVGNMVQANSISIALNNAFHIPSYIIGIVLAAVVGVVIIGGQRRITAIAELLVPFMAVVYILGSLVIIYMFADQLPHVIRTIFQDAFSMKSAAGGAAGTVMKYAIRYGVARGLFSNEAGMGSTPHAHALADVKDPSEQGFVAMAGVFVDTVLICTSTAFVIMLTGSFQNLSLKSVAITQEGFEIAFGNGGIIFLAISLIFFAFTTIIGWYMFAEMNIKFMFGKKGILSYRALVVLFVFLGCLFAADMVWELADTFNGLMVIPNLIGIIFLAPQVKKIYKNFLANRKENNS
- a CDS encoding transposase; protein product: METSPVTCRTLEEFYHINGRSFEKQYKETLSGYRSWDQLSHAQKWLLFEDNIGKNIAIDETSLSNGELYTIITNRDKHGKQGCLVAIVAGTKSLDVCKVLDKIDEKKREAVEEVTLDLSDSMRKIVRHCFPKAKRVIDRFHIQKLASDAVQQMRIEYRWAALQQANDEKENAKLEKIAYQPLTFENGDTRSELLVRSRYLLFKSSEKWTDEQKLRAKILFREYPDIKKAYGLSHSLRMIFAKNTIKDAARLSLAKWYNNVAEAGFHSFNVIAATFYEHYEDILNFYINRSTNAAAESFNAKIKLFRANLRGVVDKSFFLFRLAKIYAYPH
- the groL gene encoding chaperonin GroEL (60 kDa chaperone family; promotes refolding of misfolded polypeptides especially under stressful conditions; forms two stacked rings of heptamers to form a barrel-shaped 14mer; ends can be capped by GroES; misfolded proteins enter the barrel where they are refolded when GroES binds); this encodes MAKEIKFNSDARELLKSGVDQLANAVKVTLGPKGRNVVIGKKFGAPQITKDGVTVAKEVELEDNFENAGAQLVKSVASKTGDDAGDGTTTATILTQAIVTEGLKNVTAGANPMDLKRGIDKAVAKVVDHIKASAEVVGDNYDKIEQVATVSANNDPEIGKLLADAMRKVSKDGVITIEESKTRETSIGVVEGMQFDRGYLSGYFVTDTDKMECDMENPYILIYDKKISNVKDFLPILQPAAESGRPLLVIAEDVDSEALTTLVVNRLRAGLKICAVKAPGFGDRRKAMLEDIAVLTGGVVISEEKGLSLDKATLEMLGTAKKVTISKDNTTIVDGAGEKEAIKDRVAQIKNEIAASTSSYDKEKLQERLAKLSGGVAVLYVGANSEVEMKEKKDRVDDALCATRAAMEEGVVVGGGTTYIRAQEALKDLKGENADEQTGINIVCRAIEEPLRQIIANAGGEGAVVVNKVREGKGDYGYNARKDVYEDLRAAGVIDPAKVSRVALENAASIAGMFLTTECLIVDKVEDTPAMPAAPGMGGMM